The Bacteroidota bacterium genome includes a window with the following:
- a CDS encoding PKD domain-containing protein, with protein sequence MSDTNLSCVPAAIQFFDNSVTGNLADPITSWYWSFGDGTSSTLSDPKHVYTQSGVYFVSLTVTTSGGCTNNNGSAPIVITAYPSPKANFTTSPSVTPMQSNNPTVDFKNTSTGAIKYFWDFGDGITSTNVDPQHHFGITGVYTITLISTNIYGCTDTFRIRTSGGGDISFPTAFTPNPNGPNGGSYNLFNLDNDVFFPFAAGVDEFRMQIFNRWGELIFETLDIKIGWDGYYRGKLCQQDVYVWKANVKFNDGRSITRAGDVTLLR encoded by the coding sequence ATGTCAGATACAAATCTCTCTTGTGTTCCTGCTGCAATTCAGTTTTTTGACAATTCTGTTACTGGCAATTTGGCTGATCCAATCACTTCATGGTATTGGAGCTTTGGCGATGGTACTTCTTCAACCTTATCCGATCCCAAACATGTTTATACACAATCCGGTGTTTATTTTGTTTCTTTAACTGTTACAACTTCCGGTGGATGTACGAATAATAATGGATCTGCTCCCATTGTTATTACCGCGTATCCCAGTCCGAAGGCTAATTTTACAACAAGTCCATCTGTAACTCCCATGCAGAGTAATAATCCAACTGTTGATTTCAAGAATACATCAACAGGTGCTATCAAGTATTTCTGGGATTTTGGTGATGGAATTACTTCTACTAACGTAGATCCTCAGCATCATTTTGGTATCACGGGAGTTTACACTATTACACTTATTTCTACTAATATATATGGCTGTACAGATACATTCCGTATTCGGACAAGTGGTGGTGGAGATATTTCCTTTCCTACAGCCTTTACTCCGAATCCGAATGGCCCTAACGGAGGATCATACAATTTATTTAATCTTGACAATGATGTGTTTTTTCCATTCGCAGCCGGGGTGGATGAATTTCGAATGCAGATTTTTAACCGATGGGGCGAGCTTATTTTTGAAACATTGGATATAAAGATTGGATGGGACGGCTATTACCGCGGTAAACTTTGTCAGCAAGATGTGTACGTGTGGAAGGCCAATGTAAAATTTAACGATGGAAGAAGTATTACCAGAGCGGGAGATGTTACCCTGCTTCGTTAA
- a CDS encoding PD40 domain-containing protein — translation MMFKRKYLFTLFLSVLMAGSLSYAQNLKRKVKKCVRDAGIALDNNDFRKALELYQHAYQLDPKNAVLAFDLGSCMYSIRQYKRQSLPYFEQARKARIEEANYYLGNLYHLSGNFEDAIHAFQEYKNSIAQKKFSNKEIDFLLMKCKTAMELMRAPVNVTIENMGNTINSEFPDYVPLISADESVLIFTSRRKGSTGGLLDPFGEYFEDVYISTKKEGKWSLPQNIGGNINTPTHDACVGLSADGEMLLLYRTSKDLLSGDLYSSVFNGKDWAIPQELPSPINTKDYTEPSASSSADGQVLYFSSDRPGGYGKKDIYRVAKLPNGGWGKVLNLGPTINTAEDEDSPFIHPGGKTLYFSSKAHRNIGGYDIFKSTVDGDGLWSEPENLGYPVNTPDDDIYFVLSASGKTGYYSSFRQDDYGGSDIYLIHFSDNDLGFNVFKGKVEGSAVAADSTGKPLAARIYLYDSKTNALEGIYNTNTLTGKFIMILKWDTEYTMRWESEGYV, via the coding sequence ATGATGTTTAAAAGAAAATATTTATTTACACTCTTCCTTTCTGTGCTCATGGCAGGTTCATTAAGTTATGCGCAGAATTTGAAAAGAAAAGTAAAGAAATGCGTTCGTGACGCCGGGATTGCATTGGATAACAATGATTTCAGGAAAGCGCTCGAATTATATCAACACGCTTATCAGCTGGATCCAAAGAATGCCGTACTTGCATTTGATCTTGGATCCTGTATGTATAGTATCAGGCAGTATAAGCGTCAATCGCTGCCATATTTTGAACAAGCACGTAAAGCAAGGATTGAAGAAGCCAACTATTACCTGGGAAATTTGTATCATCTGTCTGGTAATTTTGAAGATGCGATTCACGCTTTTCAAGAATACAAAAATAGCATAGCCCAAAAAAAATTCTCCAACAAAGAAATTGATTTTCTTCTGATGAAGTGCAAAACGGCCATGGAGTTAATGCGTGCCCCTGTAAATGTGACTATCGAGAATATGGGTAATACCATTAATTCGGAATTTCCAGATTATGTTCCGCTCATTTCGGCTGATGAATCTGTTCTTATATTCACTTCCCGTAGAAAAGGAAGTACCGGTGGTTTGCTTGATCCGTTTGGGGAATATTTTGAAGACGTATATATTTCAACCAAAAAAGAAGGGAAGTGGTCTTTGCCACAAAACATCGGTGGTAATATTAATACACCTACCCATGATGCATGTGTTGGTCTTTCTGCAGATGGAGAAATGTTATTGCTTTACAGAACAAGTAAAGATTTGCTCTCAGGTGATTTATACTCTTCCGTTTTTAACGGAAAGGACTGGGCAATTCCACAGGAGTTGCCCAGTCCAATCAATACAAAGGATTATACTGAACCCAGCGCCTCATCATCGGCTGATGGACAAGTACTCTATTTTTCAAGTGATCGTCCGGGTGGATATGGGAAAAAGGATATTTACAGAGTGGCAAAACTTCCAAACGGCGGGTGGGGTAAGGTACTTAACCTGGGACCGACAATAAATACAGCCGAGGATGAAGATTCGCCTTTTATTCACCCCGGAGGAAAAACACTTTATTTCAGTTCCAAAGCGCATAGGAATATAGGGGGGTACGATATTTTCAAATCTACAGTAGATGGAGATGGGCTTTGGTCGGAACCCGAAAACCTGGGGTATCCTGTCAATACTCCTGATGATGACATATATTTTGTGCTTTCTGCAAGTGGGAAAACGGGGTATTATTCTTCTTTCAGGCAGGATGATTATGGTGGTTCAGATATTTATCTCATTCATTTTTCGGATAATGATCTTGGATTTAATGTTTTTAAAGGTAAAGTTGAAGGTTCCGCAGTTGCTGCTGATTCTACCGGTAAGCCTCTTGCTGCCCGGATTTATTTATACGATTCGAAGACAAATGCGTTGGAAGGAATATACAATACGAACACCTTAACAGGTAAATTCATCATGATTTTGAAATGGGATACAGAGTATACTATGCGGTGGGAATCAGAAGGGTACGTTTGA
- a CDS encoding type IX secretion system membrane protein PorP/SprF, protein MKKIIYTFFLFFANYCLQNTTCFAQAYQFTQFYASPTFLNPAFVGSGNVCSRITTNYRIQWPSIPGAFKTYLLAYDHSISKTNSGIGFIFANDRAGSGNLRSTSLGAQYSYQLTLSRKWAFNAGFEAGYAMRNYDFNKYVFGDQIAYGTPTSIEQSGNDQVQYLDFSSGFVLYSEKIWAGFSARHLNQPNQALQGGISRLPVLYSVHGGYVIPIAIDGEDGASKGKNHSVTTAFNYRSENKFDQVDIGVYYTYYRQLVFGVWYRGIPLLKAYKRGYPNNDAIAFLVGTTIDRFKFGYSYDVTISWLAGYTAGAHEISLSYQFCPSKKFRKSAIPCPKF, encoded by the coding sequence ATGAAAAAAATTATCTATACTTTTTTTCTTTTTTTTGCAAATTATTGCTTGCAAAATACAACTTGTTTTGCGCAGGCGTATCAGTTCACGCAGTTCTACGCATCGCCTACTTTTCTAAATCCGGCTTTTGTTGGATCCGGTAATGTATGCTCACGGATCACTACTAACTACCGGATTCAGTGGCCTTCAATACCCGGTGCTTTCAAAACCTATTTGCTGGCGTATGACCATAGTATTTCGAAAACGAACAGTGGTATTGGATTTATCTTCGCTAACGATAGGGCAGGAAGTGGCAACCTGCGTTCCACGAGTTTAGGCGCTCAGTATTCCTACCAGTTAACCCTTTCACGCAAGTGGGCATTCAATGCGGGATTTGAAGCCGGATATGCTATGCGCAATTATGATTTTAATAAATATGTTTTTGGGGACCAAATTGCTTATGGTACACCTACTTCAATTGAACAGTCAGGTAATGACCAGGTACAATATTTGGACTTTTCTTCGGGTTTTGTTTTATATTCTGAAAAAATATGGGCTGGTTTTTCTGCTCGTCATCTGAATCAGCCGAATCAAGCTCTTCAGGGTGGAATCTCCCGATTACCTGTACTGTATTCTGTGCATGGTGGATATGTAATCCCAATTGCAATAGATGGTGAAGATGGCGCCAGTAAGGGAAAAAATCATAGTGTAACAACAGCATTTAATTATCGGAGTGAAAACAAGTTTGACCAGGTCGATATAGGAGTTTATTACACGTATTACCGGCAACTCGTATTTGGGGTCTGGTACAGAGGGATTCCGCTTTTAAAAGCATATAAGCGGGGCTATCCGAATAACGATGCCATTGCCTTCCTTGTAGGTACAACAATTGACCGATTCAAGTTCGGATATAGTTACGATGTAACTATATCGTGGCTGGCTGGTTATACCGCGGGTGCGCATGAAATATCACTTTCGTACCAGTTTTGCCCAAGTAAGAAATTTAGAAAATCAGCAATTCCCTGCCCTAAATTCTAA
- the metF gene encoding methylenetetrahydrofolate reductase [NAD(P)H], translating into MKVIDHIKKAKSTLFSIEILPPLKGKSIQSIFDGIDPLLEFKPSFIDVTYHREEYFYKKREGGYLEKVSIRKRPGTVGICAAIINKYKIDVVPHIICGGFTREETENALIDLHFLGIDNVLALRGDAIKSEGAFVPEPNGHHYAYDLVKQIVTMNKGHYLEEDLVDVAPTGFSIGVAGYPEKHFEAPNLIADLKNLKRKVDAGAEYVVTQMFFDNKKFIEFVNKCREMDINVPIIPGLKILTTKKQATILPKLFNIDIPQDFLEEIENSKSDAEVKEVGIRWCIEQSRELIKFGTPCLHFYTMGQSEATRRVASNVF; encoded by the coding sequence ATGAAGGTAATTGATCATATAAAAAAGGCTAAATCAACCCTCTTTTCAATCGAGATATTGCCTCCGTTGAAGGGTAAAAGCATTCAGTCAATTTTCGATGGTATTGATCCTTTGCTGGAGTTTAAGCCCTCTTTCATTGATGTTACATATCACCGCGAGGAGTATTTTTATAAAAAACGTGAGGGCGGCTACCTGGAAAAGGTAAGTATTCGTAAACGGCCCGGTACTGTTGGCATCTGTGCCGCTATCATTAATAAATATAAAATCGATGTTGTACCACATATTATTTGCGGAGGTTTTACCCGTGAGGAAACTGAAAACGCCCTGATCGATCTTCACTTCTTAGGAATTGATAATGTACTTGCGTTACGTGGCGATGCCATTAAGTCAGAAGGCGCTTTTGTGCCTGAGCCTAACGGACACCATTATGCTTACGACCTGGTGAAACAGATCGTTACCATGAACAAAGGGCATTATCTTGAAGAAGATCTTGTAGATGTAGCGCCAACCGGTTTTTCCATTGGCGTAGCCGGCTATCCTGAAAAACATTTTGAAGCACCCAACCTTATCGCCGATCTGAAAAACCTGAAGCGCAAGGTTGATGCCGGGGCGGAATATGTTGTTACTCAAATGTTCTTCGACAATAAAAAATTCATTGAGTTTGTAAACAAATGCCGCGAGATGGATATTAATGTCCCCATTATTCCCGGCTTAAAAATACTGACCACAAAAAAACAGGCGACCATACTTCCTAAATTATTCAATATTGATATTCCCCAGGATTTCCTGGAGGAGATCGAGAACTCCAAGAGTGATGCCGAGGTAAAGGAAGTGGGTATCAGGTGGTGCATTGAGCAATCCAGGGAGCTGATAAAATTCGGTACACCCTGCCTTCATTTTTATACTATGGGCCAATCAGAGGCTACGCGCAGGGTGGCAAGTAATGTGTTTTAG
- a CDS encoding BamA/TamA family outer membrane protein — MKKTLFLLILLFGLQLNAQQVYTLEIISPDNAGLVRKISYKKNNTTETEREKELQNVLFTLYDNAYIAATYDSLKYDSLNLKAFLHVGEQHKWARLSKGNADEAMLSEVGFREKIYFKKKLNYKEVKRLLEKIVSYNENNGYPFVSAGLDSIVIDGNSIAAQLKVDRNKLVKIDSILIRGNANVAPVYLQSYIGVKTGSLYNESRIRNISPRLKELAFVREKQPSRILFTNKETKLVLELEKRRASQFDGIIGFLPDNTTGKLLITGDVRLKLQNAFGRGELIDLNWRSLRLNTQDLKLKLIYPFLFATPFGIDYDLKLYKLDTTYIDVYNTIGLQYLISGGNYFKITYSNKTSRLLSTKGLEFVTTLPVFADISTNAYGLGIKFEKLDYRFNPRKGYSIAMSTSVGSKTISKNPKLNSVVYDKLELKTVQYAGEANVAVYIPIVGRSIIKFGMQSAYIAGPGLFQNELYRIGGLKTLRGFDEESIRASAYVIGTVEYRFLLEQNSYFHLFYDGSYYENNTLGMAVYDTPYGFGAGVSFETKAGIFSLDYALGSQSGNPIYLKSGKIHFGIVSYF; from the coding sequence TTGAAAAAGACTTTATTTCTGTTAATACTTTTGTTTGGCTTGCAATTAAATGCACAGCAGGTTTATACATTGGAAATAATATCTCCTGATAATGCCGGCCTGGTCAGAAAGATCAGTTATAAAAAAAACAATACCACCGAAACTGAACGTGAGAAGGAACTTCAAAATGTGCTGTTTACACTTTACGACAATGCTTATATCGCAGCTACATACGATAGTCTGAAATACGATTCATTAAATCTGAAGGCCTTTTTACATGTGGGTGAGCAGCACAAATGGGCACGGCTTTCCAAAGGAAATGCCGATGAAGCCATGTTAAGCGAGGTGGGTTTCCGGGAGAAAATCTATTTTAAAAAGAAGTTAAATTATAAAGAGGTTAAGCGGTTGTTGGAGAAGATTGTTTCTTACAATGAGAATAATGGTTATCCGTTCGTATCAGCAGGATTAGATAGCATTGTGATCGATGGTAACAGCATAGCCGCTCAACTTAAAGTCGATAGGAATAAATTGGTGAAGATCGACAGTATACTTATCAGGGGAAATGCAAACGTGGCGCCCGTGTATCTGCAAAGTTATATTGGTGTAAAAACAGGAAGTCTTTACAACGAATCGCGGATACGGAATATCAGTCCGCGGCTTAAAGAGTTAGCATTTGTCCGTGAGAAACAACCTTCCCGCATCTTGTTCACAAATAAAGAAACAAAACTTGTGCTTGAGCTCGAAAAGCGACGTGCCAGCCAGTTTGATGGAATCATTGGTTTTTTGCCGGATAATACTACCGGCAAACTTTTAATAACCGGCGATGTGCGGTTGAAGCTTCAGAATGCTTTTGGCCGCGGTGAACTTATTGATCTTAACTGGCGCAGCCTGAGATTGAATACGCAGGATTTGAAATTAAAATTAATCTACCCTTTTCTGTTCGCGACCCCATTTGGTATCGACTATGATCTTAAGCTTTATAAGCTTGATACAACCTATATTGATGTATACAACACAATAGGGCTGCAATACCTGATAAGCGGAGGAAATTATTTTAAAATTACTTATAGTAACAAAACATCACGTTTGCTTTCAACCAAGGGGCTTGAATTTGTAACAACTTTACCTGTTTTCGCCGATATATCAACCAACGCGTATGGACTGGGGATTAAATTTGAAAAGCTCGATTATCGTTTTAATCCGCGCAAAGGGTACAGTATAGCAATGAGTACATCTGTTGGTTCCAAAACTATTTCTAAAAATCCAAAGCTTAATTCCGTTGTTTACGATAAACTTGAGTTAAAAACGGTGCAGTACGCTGGTGAGGCCAACGTCGCGGTATACATCCCTATTGTAGGCCGGAGTATAATTAAGTTTGGAATGCAATCAGCTTACATTGCCGGGCCGGGTTTGTTCCAGAATGAGTTGTATCGCATAGGAGGATTAAAAACATTGCGTGGCTTTGATGAAGAGTCGATACGTGCATCAGCATACGTGATCGGAACTGTTGAGTATAGATTTTTGTTGGAACAAAATTCATATTTCCACTTATTTTACGACGGATCATATTATGAAAACAATACTTTAGGCATGGCCGTATACGATACCCCTTATGGTTTTGGCGCAGGTGTGAGTTTTGAAACCAAGGCTGGTATTTTTTCACTTGATTACGCATTGGGGAGTCAATCCGGTAATCCTATATATTTAAAATCCGGAAAAATTCATTTCGGGATCGTTAGCTATTTCTGA
- the mscL gene encoding large-conductance mechanosensitive channel protein MscL, with protein MSFIKEFKEFTMRGNVVDLAVGVVIGGAFGAIITSLVADIIMPVIGILTGGIDFTGLSVKIGNATIAYGKFIQAIFVFTIVAFCLFLVIKTMNAAKKKEAEVPAAPLALTKEEQLLTEIRDLLKK; from the coding sequence ATGAGCTTCATCAAAGAATTTAAAGAATTCACCATGCGCGGCAACGTTGTTGACCTTGCAGTAGGTGTGGTTATTGGTGGTGCTTTTGGCGCTATCATTACTTCATTGGTTGCTGATATAATTATGCCGGTCATAGGAATACTTACAGGTGGAATTGATTTCACAGGTTTAAGCGTTAAGATCGGTAATGCTACAATCGCTTACGGAAAATTCATCCAGGCCATATTTGTATTTACGATCGTTGCTTTTTGCCTGTTCCTGGTAATTAAAACAATGAATGCCGCAAAAAAGAAAGAGGCTGAAGTGCCTGCTGCTCCTCTGGCTCTCACTAAAGAAGAACAGCTGCTCACAGAGATACGGGATCTGCTTAAAAAATGA